In a single window of the Niabella ginsenosidivorans genome:
- a CDS encoding DUF4185 domain-containing protein yields the protein MMKRSVPHTFLTFLFIAAGCAVAAQSHKPPDGEIELVDIRPLARVTGGSLPGETLPNPNRTDVRFDVAGTDLGIVWEMGKGRFGVFFGDTNGAGFQAGKGGGNGSNWRSNVLGFSADTLLEDGMTIDQMAVDDSGRAREICAGAHANPRVYQTSIPTAAIHAGNGDFVHYMNIYKWNAPGGRWLTNFSSLYGSYDGGRNWERVTGVTFDSNSRFSQICYAKKDNWIYMIGSLSGRGSAAYLARFREADITRHNRYEYWNGTLHRWVQGRESSATPVIPAPVGEASLIFNKTLQRWIILYSYDARQDPARHFSGNGLVYRDAVTLQGPWSRAKMIPVRDSLPGYAPFIHPLSEKGTSLFYTRSIWGPYNVFLMKATLQMHQ from the coding sequence ATGATGAAACGATCAGTACCGCACACTTTTTTAACCTTTCTTTTTATTGCAGCTGGTTGTGCTGTTGCAGCCCAGAGCCACAAGCCACCGGACGGAGAAATAGAGCTGGTGGATATCCGGCCCCTGGCACGGGTAACCGGCGGGTCGCTACCCGGCGAAACCCTGCCCAACCCTAACAGAACGGATGTCCGTTTTGATGTTGCCGGCACGGATCTGGGAATTGTATGGGAAATGGGCAAAGGCAGATTTGGCGTTTTTTTTGGCGATACCAACGGTGCCGGTTTTCAGGCAGGCAAAGGCGGTGGCAATGGTAGCAACTGGCGGTCAAACGTGTTGGGATTTTCGGCAGATACTTTATTAGAAGATGGGATGACAATAGATCAGATGGCAGTTGATGACAGCGGCCGGGCCCGGGAGATCTGTGCCGGCGCACACGCCAATCCCCGGGTATATCAAACTTCTATTCCTACGGCAGCCATACATGCGGGCAATGGCGATTTTGTCCATTATATGAACATTTATAAATGGAATGCGCCCGGGGGCCGCTGGCTAACCAATTTTTCTTCGCTGTACGGGTCATATGACGGTGGGCGCAACTGGGAGCGGGTTACCGGAGTTACTTTCGATTCCAACAGCAGATTTTCACAGATCTGTTATGCAAAAAAAGATAACTGGATCTATATGATTGGCTCCTTATCAGGGCGTGGCAGCGCCGCCTATCTGGCGCGCTTCCGGGAAGCTGATATTACCCGCCATAACCGGTATGAGTACTGGAATGGTACTCTGCACAGATGGGTACAGGGCCGGGAAAGCAGTGCCACGCCGGTCATTCCGGCGCCTGTTGGTGAAGCCTCGCTTATTTTTAATAAAACGCTGCAGCGCTGGATCATTTTATACAGCTATGACGCCAGGCAGGACCCTGCCCGCCATTTTTCAGGGAACGGTCTTGTATACCGGGATGCGGTAACCTTACAGGGGCCCTGGAGCCGGGCAAAGATGATCCCGGTCCGGGACTCACTGCCCGGGTATGCTCCCTTTATTCATCCGCTGAGTGAAAAAGGAACCTCCCTTTTTTATACCCGGTCAATATGGGGGCCGTATAATGTTTTTTTAATGAAAGCTACCTTACAGATGCATCAATAG
- a CDS encoding glycoside hydrolase family 172 protein — protein sequence MKSFKTGNFCISLLMIVQGLFVHAQTVVTFESELERLSDLKALSRYLEGSLVRQVSSYDTTGGNDDGFGGNYSYLRKEPAGGLVIFDQKGQGVIERIWTPTPTDDTLDFYFDGSRFPGLSIKFRDLFSNSVAPFLAPVADHKVGGFYSYIPVPYKSGCKIVFRGKKMLFYQIQYREYDKRYQVQTFKKQYSARAQQLLGKAIEQWNNEDRSVSSCYAESPRILVKNIRLVPGSTSRLFDLQEGGRILGIELKPPGIFSGMYKQVDLKITWDDEPVPAVYVPVADFFGFAYGTPSMKSLFLGAANAKAYCYIPMPFDKNAKAELIYRAGAGDEKSVNITATIYYSNEKRNAAKEGRFYAYWKQERPAAGKPFVFLQGQGKGQYIGTLFQGQATDGTNFTEYFEGDDSTAIDGQMTAHGTGSEDYFNGGWYAQPGGWAQRLGAPLSGCLEYSLPLGRTGGYRFFLMDKMPFYKSIFHSIEHGPVGNNRPVNYTSVAMYYADQSIAAPVPPTTALTRVYEPDTLTFYTRLMRHLTYNGNLQFKNGVAVLAEKNNASLTINVAEIPKGEYKVYLHQVSAATGAIQVQMADALKVHDWNKLAVNKGNEPQNLLIGDVAVTDNFIPVSVLFKSAEKNPGFVFDRVLFIKK from the coding sequence ATGAAAAGTTTTAAAACCGGAAACTTCTGTATCTCATTACTGATGATTGTGCAAGGGCTGTTTGTGCATGCACAGACAGTGGTCACTTTTGAATCCGAACTGGAGCGGCTTTCAGACCTGAAAGCGCTATCCCGCTATCTCGAGGGCAGTCTTGTCCGGCAGGTTTCATCTTATGATACCACGGGAGGAAATGATGATGGTTTTGGTGGCAACTACTCCTATCTCCGTAAAGAACCGGCTGGAGGTCTGGTTATCTTTGATCAGAAAGGGCAGGGCGTTATTGAACGGATATGGACCCCAACGCCAACAGATGATACGCTCGATTTTTATTTTGATGGCAGCCGTTTTCCCGGCCTTTCCATAAAATTCAGGGATCTTTTCAGTAATTCAGTAGCACCTTTTCTGGCACCTGTTGCAGATCATAAGGTAGGTGGCTTTTACAGCTATATTCCCGTTCCGTATAAGAGCGGCTGCAAGATCGTTTTCCGGGGTAAGAAAATGTTGTTTTACCAGATCCAGTACCGGGAGTATGATAAGCGGTATCAGGTACAAACGTTTAAAAAGCAATACAGTGCCCGGGCACAGCAATTGCTGGGCAAAGCTATTGAACAATGGAATAACGAGGACCGGTCAGTATCCAGCTGCTATGCAGAAAGCCCGCGCATCCTCGTAAAAAACATACGACTGGTACCCGGAAGTACCAGCCGGCTGTTTGACCTGCAAGAAGGTGGCCGCATCCTGGGCATAGAATTAAAGCCGCCCGGCATATTTTCCGGGATGTATAAACAGGTAGATCTGAAAATAACCTGGGATGATGAGCCGGTTCCGGCAGTGTATGTACCGGTAGCAGATTTCTTTGGTTTTGCCTATGGCACGCCCTCAATGAAGAGCTTGTTTCTGGGCGCTGCAAATGCAAAAGCGTATTGTTATATTCCCATGCCATTTGATAAAAATGCAAAAGCGGAATTGATTTACCGGGCTGGAGCCGGTGATGAAAAATCGGTTAATATAACGGCAACTATCTACTACTCCAATGAAAAACGCAATGCCGCAAAAGAAGGCCGCTTTTATGCTTACTGGAAACAGGAGCGCCCTGCGGCGGGAAAGCCCTTTGTTTTCCTGCAAGGCCAGGGAAAAGGGCAATACATCGGCACCCTGTTTCAGGGCCAGGCAACAGATGGCACCAACTTTACAGAGTACTTTGAGGGAGACGATTCTACAGCCATTGACGGCCAAATGACGGCCCATGGAACCGGTTCTGAAGATTATTTCAATGGCGGGTGGTATGCACAACCGGGTGGTTGGGCACAGCGGTTGGGTGCCCCCTTAAGCGGTTGTCTGGAATATTCTTTGCCGTTGGGAAGAACGGGCGGTTACCGTTTTTTCCTGATGGATAAAATGCCTTTTTACAAAAGTATCTTTCACAGTATTGAGCATGGCCCCGTTGGCAATAATCGGCCGGTGAACTATACATCAGTAGCCATGTACTATGCAGATCAGTCCATTGCGGCACCTGTTCCTCCCACAACCGCTTTAACCAGAGTGTATGAGCCGGACACGCTTACTTTTTACACAAGGCTGATGCGCCACCTCACTTATAACGGGAACCTGCAGTTTAAAAATGGCGTTGCAGTGCTGGCAGAAAAAAATAATGCCAGCCTGACCATCAATGTTGCAGAGATCCCAAAAGGGGAGTATAAGGTTTACCTGCATCAGGTAAGTGCTGCAACCGGTGCAATTCAGGTGCAGATGGCAGATGCGCTGAAAGTGCATGACTGGAATAAGCTGGCTGTAAATAAAGGAAATGAACCGCAGAACCTGCTGATAGGGGATGTAGCCGTCACTGACAATTTCATTCCCGTATCTGTTTTATTTAAAAGCGCAGAGAAGAATCCGGGTTTTGTTTTTGACAGGGTGCTGTTTATAAAAAAATAA
- a CDS encoding RagB/SusD family nutrient uptake outer membrane protein, which translates to MKTKSIFLIIAMAGVAVSFFSCKKFLDIPPQNIVQEQDLFANNDAMKLYMSRMYSQMPFEDFKYSPARQFFDDWLVTPGTNEGSSLGRDAGEAMTSEGWARNGAYWGRAFNLLRDANTLLENLPNYKANFSDAEYNDYIGEAYFARAMVFYALAKRYGGVPLVTRVLQYPENDAAALEVPRSTEEETWNQVLADFDKAVENLPETSPVKGYSNKYVALGFKSEAMLFAGSVAKYNRTTGFGQKTKVRVIGFDPGTAAAASKKYFTEAFKAAEQIIVSGKYSLYKKNWAANNKEAQYQNMVDMFFDASSPENIYTKDYSWPDLAHGYDAYNIPRQLMGGNGYSAGNCPTLDFVELFDGIAKNPDGTIKVLDANGKYILFDKITDIFANAEPRLRANVILPGDIFKGEVIDIRRGIFTGSVAGGIAPLRTVNGATNYSIGGPQTYNQVDAYTAKGAFAGKKSLFLSQNGTTHEVVTLPDGTKMNGGGKSGPFGTSDMTAAFTGFTVRKWLNPDLPQELVLEGRSEQSFILMRYAEVLLNAAEAASELSLAGESSVDGHDLLPVAYEAIRDIRERAGADPLSGPGDVDGQSGLMLIRKERRKELAFENKILWDIRRWRTQHSDRLNGFTQSDGAYYRGLYPFYSSVANKYFFDAGFEEARKRFRITEQEYYFLIPGGEVAKSPVIDQQPGR; encoded by the coding sequence ATGAAAACGAAATCTATTTTTTTGATCATAGCAATGGCCGGCGTTGCCGTTTCATTCTTTTCCTGCAAAAAGTTTTTAGACATACCCCCTCAGAATATAGTGCAGGAGCAGGATCTGTTTGCCAACAACGATGCAATGAAGCTGTATATGTCCCGTATGTACAGCCAGATGCCCTTTGAAGATTTTAAATATTCTCCCGCCCGGCAGTTCTTTGACGACTGGCTGGTAACCCCGGGCACCAATGAAGGGTCTTCCTTAGGGCGTGATGCAGGCGAGGCCATGACTTCAGAGGGCTGGGCACGTAACGGGGCGTATTGGGGCCGTGCCTTTAATTTACTGAGAGATGCCAATACCCTGCTGGAAAACCTTCCCAACTATAAGGCGAATTTTAGCGACGCAGAATATAATGATTACATAGGAGAAGCCTATTTTGCACGGGCCATGGTCTTTTATGCCCTGGCAAAGCGGTATGGTGGGGTGCCCCTTGTAACCAGGGTACTGCAGTATCCTGAAAATGATGCTGCCGCATTGGAAGTGCCCCGGTCAACAGAAGAAGAAACCTGGAACCAGGTGCTTGCAGATTTTGACAAGGCAGTTGAGAACCTTCCTGAAACCAGCCCCGTTAAAGGCTATTCAAACAAGTATGTTGCGCTGGGCTTTAAATCCGAAGCCATGCTGTTTGCAGGCAGTGTGGCAAAATATAACAGAACTACCGGGTTCGGGCAAAAAACAAAAGTGCGCGTCATTGGTTTTGACCCGGGCACTGCAGCTGCTGCCTCAAAAAAATATTTTACAGAGGCATTTAAAGCCGCGGAGCAGATCATAGTTTCAGGCAAATATTCCCTCTATAAAAAGAATTGGGCGGCTAATAATAAAGAAGCGCAATACCAGAATATGGTAGATATGTTCTTTGACGCTTCAAGCCCTGAAAATATTTATACCAAGGACTATAGCTGGCCCGATCTGGCGCATGGGTATGATGCTTATAATATTCCCAGGCAGCTAATGGGGGGAAATGGTTACTCCGCAGGCAATTGTCCAACGCTCGATTTTGTGGAGTTATTTGATGGGATCGCTAAAAACCCCGATGGCACCATTAAAGTACTGGATGCAAATGGTAAGTATATCTTATTTGATAAGATCACAGACATCTTTGCAAATGCTGAACCGCGTTTAAGAGCCAATGTGATCCTGCCCGGGGATATTTTTAAAGGAGAAGTGATCGACATCCGCAGAGGTATTTTTACGGGAAGCGTAGCTGGCGGAATAGCCCCGCTGCGAACGGTAAACGGGGCTACCAACTATAGCATTGGCGGGCCACAAACCTATAACCAGGTAGATGCCTATACTGCAAAGGGAGCTTTTGCAGGAAAAAAATCCTTATTCCTTTCCCAGAATGGTACCACTCATGAAGTGGTGACCTTGCCGGATGGGACAAAAATGAACGGTGGTGGAAAAAGCGGCCCCTTTGGTACTTCTGATATGACTGCTGCCTTTACCGGGTTTACCGTACGCAAATGGCTCAATCCGGATCTGCCGCAGGAGCTTGTTCTGGAAGGCAGGTCTGAGCAGTCTTTTATACTGATGCGGTATGCGGAGGTATTACTAAATGCAGCAGAAGCCGCCTCCGAACTGTCGCTGGCAGGAGAGTCGTCGGTAGACGGGCACGATCTGTTACCGGTAGCCTATGAGGCTATAAGGGATATCCGGGAAAGGGCAGGCGCTGATCCGTTATCAGGGCCTGGTGATGTTGATGGCCAGAGCGGTTTAATGCTGATCCGCAAAGAGCGTCGTAAAGAATTAGCCTTTGAAAATAAGATCCTGTGGGACATTCGCCGGTGGCGTACACAGCATTCTGACAGGTTAAACGGTTTTACCCAGTCAGATGGAGCCTACTACAGGGGATTATACCCGTTTTATTCTTCCGTTGCCAATAAATATTTCTTTGATGCAGGCTTTGAAGAAGCCCGGAAAAGATTCCGCATAACAGAACAGGAATATTATTTTCTTATTCCGGGGGGGGAAGTGGCAAAAAGCCCTGTTATAGATCAGCAACCCGGACGGTAA
- a CDS encoding DUF3823 domain-containing protein, which translates to MKQFAYLFLFFTGIWFVSCKKIDNYSVPAETIKGKVVDVATGEPVLTDQGSEGTRVRLLELSWKGSAKPEPFDFFCMKEGVFQNTKIFKGTYNVRVDGAFIPIVRVNTNGDTLSDESKTLEISGVTDVEFKVQPFLKLKWVGTPTVKDGKITATVIVTRGVSPADFKAKIEPMGGYSDDFLNVTDVRLFVSEVPYVGYREWDNRYTTINEYSGDAFNALLGQPVTITTQGTIPSGRTVFIRAAARINYATENIQRHNYNEAIRVDVP; encoded by the coding sequence ATGAAACAGTTTGCTTATTTATTTTTATTTTTTACAGGTATATGGTTCGTGTCCTGTAAAAAAATAGATAATTATTCCGTACCTGCCGAAACGATAAAAGGAAAAGTAGTGGATGTGGCCACCGGTGAGCCTGTTTTAACCGACCAGGGAAGTGAAGGAACACGGGTGCGTTTGCTGGAGCTGAGCTGGAAAGGCAGCGCCAAGCCTGAGCCATTTGATTTCTTTTGCATGAAAGAGGGCGTCTTTCAGAATACAAAAATTTTTAAAGGTACTTATAATGTCAGGGTAGACGGAGCTTTTATTCCTATTGTAAGAGTAAATACAAACGGGGATACCTTATCTGATGAATCGAAGACCCTTGAAATAAGCGGAGTAACAGATGTTGAATTTAAAGTACAGCCATTCCTGAAGTTAAAATGGGTAGGCACACCAACGGTAAAAGACGGTAAAATCACCGCAACGGTGATTGTGACAAGAGGAGTAAGCCCTGCAGATTTTAAAGCCAAGATCGAGCCTATGGGAGGATACAGTGATGATTTTTTGAACGTTACGGATGTGCGGTTATTTGTAAGCGAGGTGCCTTATGTAGGGTACAGGGAGTGGGATAACCGGTATACAACGATCAATGAATATTCGGGGGATGCATTCAACGCCTTGTTGGGGCAGCCGGTTACTATTACAACACAGGGTACGATCCCTTCCGGCAGAACCGTATTCATCCGGGCCGCAGCGCGGATCAATTATGCAACTGAAAATATTCAAAGACATAATTACAATGAAGCGATAAGGGTAGATGTGCCTTAA